CCGGAGTTACTTTGAACAGCTTGCAGAAGAATGATATGAAAATCGCCTTAAGTTAGACTTACCGGCAGTTTTAGACTTACCTCTATTCAGTTTAATTGAAACTTACCTGTATTCATTTACCTGTATTCATTTAATTGAAAGTTATCGGAAAGCAGTTTTTGAATAACAGACTGTATAAATCAACAGCTGTATCTGAAGTAACAGTCAGGCTGTTTTTAAAAACACTCTGTTGCAGGAAAGGATATGGTTCAGTAGAGCGGGCGTCGCCGCAAAAAACAGCAATTCAAAGGGTGAAGCAGATATGAATGAGAATAGTACCGATTCGGGGCAGGCCTCCACGACCTACCAGAACGCAGGCAGGATTTTTAAAAGTTTCTTTGAAGAGATCGGAAATGTCATAGTGGGTCAGAACAGGGTAGTGGAACAGATCATAATCTCAATCCTCTGTGAAGGGCACGCCCTTGTGGAAAGCAATCCCGGGCTTGGAAAGACCCTGATGATCTCCACGATTTCAAAGGCAATGAACCTCAAGTTCAGCAGAATTCAGTGTACCCCTGACCTGATGCCTTCGGATATCACAGGAACCAATGTGATTCTGGAGACAGATCACAAAAAAGAGTTCAAATTTGAACCCGGACCTGTTTTTGCAAACATTGTACTTGCAGATGAGGTCAACCGTGCTTCCCCGAAAACCCAGTCTGCCCTGCTCGAAGCCATGCAGGAAAAACAGGTAACTGTCGGAAACGATACCTTCCTGCTTGACCGCCCTTTCTTCATTCTTGCTACCCAGAACCCCATAGAAATGGAGGGAACCTACCCCCTTCCCGAAGCCCAGTTAGACCGTTTCCTCCTGAAGATCCTTGTAGACTATCCTTCCTTTGAAGAAGAAATGGAGATCATAAACCGTTACACAAAGTCAGAAACCCCGAGGATTACCAAGGGCCTTGACAAATCCACACTTCTCGATCTGCAGAAACTTACCAGGCAGGTCCCTATCTCGGAAGAGCTCAAGGAGCGCGTCCTTAATATTGTGGCAATGACCCGTAAAGACAAAGAGCATATTGAGTATGGAGCTTCTCCTCGCGCCTCAATTGGCCTTATTCTTGCAGCAAAAGCGAGAGCCCTTATACAGGGCAGGAACTTTGTGAGCAAAGAGGACATTGATTACATGGCTTACCCTGTCCTCCGCCACAGGCTTATCCTTACCTTCGAAGCCGAAAGAAGCGGAATGACCCCTGATCAGGCGATTGAAGAAATTTTAAAGAAGGTTAAATGAAACAGGTAAAAATGAAACAGGTAAATATCCGAAGTGAGAGCTGACAGACACGTTGGAGTCTGAAAGACCTGTAATTGAGCAGGTTCTTAGAACAAAGCCGTAAAGGATAACAAGAAAAAAACTAAAACCCCCCGGGTTTTTCAGGTCCGGTAGAACCGGGCTTTTCGGTTGACGATCCAGAATGACTCGCACAAAACAAAAAATCGAAACGGACTTTTTCAAGCAGCTTGACCGATTTACCTTTTCTGTCAGGAAGAGGGTGTCTACTGTCTATGCCGGGAACCGTCCGTCAACCCGAAGCGGACACGGTATTGA
The genomic region above belongs to Methanosarcina horonobensis HB-1 = JCM 15518 and contains:
- a CDS encoding AAA family ATPase, coding for MNENSTDSGQASTTYQNAGRIFKSFFEEIGNVIVGQNRVVEQIIISILCEGHALVESNPGLGKTLMISTISKAMNLKFSRIQCTPDLMPSDITGTNVILETDHKKEFKFEPGPVFANIVLADEVNRASPKTQSALLEAMQEKQVTVGNDTFLLDRPFFILATQNPIEMEGTYPLPEAQLDRFLLKILVDYPSFEEEMEIINRYTKSETPRITKGLDKSTLLDLQKLTRQVPISEELKERVLNIVAMTRKDKEHIEYGASPRASIGLILAAKARALIQGRNFVSKEDIDYMAYPVLRHRLILTFEAERSGMTPDQAIEEILKKVK